A window of Panicum virgatum strain AP13 chromosome 8K, P.virgatum_v5, whole genome shotgun sequence contains these coding sequences:
- the LOC120646150 gene encoding translation initiation factor IF-2-like — translation MDTSKHGPKKAGPIGPMGSTVAQARPTARSQARPAKEPLEACCRPCPAERVYKGRRPLPPATPRPPFARPAPDPSPLPSHNPNPRSSLDPSTAPLPSRLRLDLTVFSNSNRRLAAVGRPLYPLLFVFLPTFASSPVDSLPQLKSVPKPGHPSINLVDPAILDLAGVLGAPDLLLGRCKAVGVPGGLDLGSLDPNRQLGSLGFAGRREAMTCRRPDLPSRPWTTTRATPSTMSCG, via the exons ATGGACACATCCAAGCACGGCCCGAAAAAAGCCGGCCCGATCGGCCCGATGGGCAGCACGGTGGCCCAGGCCCGGCCCACGGCCCGCTCCCAGGCCAGGCCagcaaaagagccgttggaggcCTGCTGCCGGCCCTGCCCAGCGGAGCGGGTATATAAGGGGCGCCGGCCGCTGCCCCCGGCCACCCCCCGGCCTCCATTCGCTCGCCCCGCCCCCGACCCCTCTCCGCTCCCCTCGcataaccctaaccctagatcgaGCCTCGACCCCTCTACAGCTCCGCTCCCCTCCCGTCTTCGTCTCGATCTGACCGTCTTCTCCAACTCCaatcgccggctcgccgccgttgGCCGTCCACTCTAccctcttctctttgttttcctcCCTACTTTTGCATCTTCACCGGTCGACTCGCTTCCTCAACTCAAATCCGTCCCCAAACCCGGTCATCCCTCTATAAATCTCGTAGATCCGGCCATCCTCGATCTCGCCGGCGTCCTTGGTGCTCCGGATCTG TTGCTCGGCCGATGCAAAGCCGTTGGGGTACCTGGGGGGCTGGATCTGGGGTCTTTGGACCCTAACCGGCAGCTCGGTTCCCTCGGTTTTGCCGGCCGACGCGAAGCCATGACGTGCCGAAGGCCTGACCTGCCCTCCAGGccatggacgacgacgagggccACACCATCAACGATGAGTTGCGGATGA